In Burkholderia pyrrocinia, the following proteins share a genomic window:
- a CDS encoding porin: protein MKRILSFVLLALPAALYAAGAHAQSSVTLYGIADAGIAYVHNAQNASGGNASSLVRFSSGNLSGSRWGLRGIEDLGSGLSALFQLENGFNIGTGALGQGQREFGRKAVVGLASSTYGTVTLGRQYDPVVDLVQGLTQDNYFGGVFATPGDLDNYDNSLRVSNSVKYTSPLISGFQFAALYGFGGVAGATGNGRTYSVGASYANGPLSLGAGFFYANGGSTVANGVRTWSSSSDTLFNTVINQGFSSAKSIQIVRVAGQYVAGPATFGLAYSNTQYGADTLSAFSQNAKFNNGSAFFNWQFSPALRAGVGYNYTSLTGPASAHYNQVNLGADYALSKRTDLYALFGYQKASGNTLNASGATVKAAASVGSYGVNSGTDTQELAIVGIRHKF from the coding sequence ATGAAACGAATACTGTCATTCGTACTGCTCGCGCTGCCGGCCGCGCTCTACGCCGCCGGTGCCCACGCACAAAGCAGCGTCACGCTGTACGGCATCGCCGACGCGGGCATCGCGTACGTGCACAACGCGCAGAACGCGAGCGGCGGCAACGCGTCGAGCCTCGTCAGGTTCAGCAGCGGCAACCTGTCCGGCAGCCGTTGGGGGCTGCGCGGCATCGAGGATCTCGGCAGCGGCCTGTCCGCGCTGTTCCAGCTCGAGAACGGCTTCAACATCGGCACGGGCGCGCTCGGCCAGGGCCAGCGCGAATTCGGCCGCAAGGCCGTCGTCGGCCTTGCGAGCAGCACGTACGGCACCGTGACGCTCGGCCGCCAGTACGATCCGGTCGTCGATCTGGTGCAGGGCCTCACGCAGGACAACTACTTCGGCGGCGTATTCGCGACGCCAGGCGACCTCGACAACTACGACAACAGCCTGCGCGTCAGCAACTCGGTGAAATACACGAGCCCGCTGATCTCGGGCTTCCAGTTCGCGGCGCTGTACGGCTTCGGCGGCGTCGCGGGCGCCACCGGCAACGGCCGCACGTACAGCGTCGGCGCGAGCTACGCCAACGGCCCGCTGTCGCTCGGCGCCGGCTTCTTCTACGCGAATGGCGGCTCGACGGTTGCGAATGGCGTGCGCACGTGGTCGAGCAGTTCCGACACGCTGTTCAACACCGTGATCAACCAGGGCTTCTCGAGCGCGAAGTCGATCCAGATCGTGCGCGTGGCCGGCCAGTACGTGGCCGGGCCGGCGACCTTCGGCCTCGCGTATTCGAACACGCAGTACGGCGCGGACACGCTGTCGGCCTTCAGCCAGAACGCGAAGTTCAATAACGGCTCGGCGTTCTTCAACTGGCAGTTCTCGCCGGCGCTGCGCGCGGGCGTCGGCTACAACTACACGTCGCTGACGGGCCCGGCTTCCGCGCACTACAACCAGGTCAACCTCGGCGCGGATTACGCGCTGTCGAAGCGCACCGACCTGTACGCGCTGTTTGGCTACCAGAAGGCGAGCGGCAATACGCTCAACGCGAGCGGCGCGACCGTGAAGGCCGCCGCGTCGGTCGGTTCGTACGGTGTGAACTCCGGCACCGATACGCAGGAACTCGCGATCGTCGGGATTCGCCACAAGTTCTGA
- a CDS encoding acyltransferase family protein, which translates to MSAQDVPADFAFEPRNAVVVGRNAGLDALRACLTLLVVFHHCAITYGAIGGWYYHEVAADTSVESALLTLFCAINQAFFMGLFFFLAGHYTSGSIDRKGAARFLADRLLRLGLPLLVYGFLIGPATIALAQSGTSHSFADTLARLWRKGTFENGPMWFAEALLMFSAAAALWSTAFPRTADRETEPTVRQPFPSDTTLAAAAVLTGIAALALRSRWPVGINVWGLQFGYFASYVVLFAAGSRTARVHWIEHLPARQVGRWWRVALLALPVLPLAYLLAKHFPELRGRPLAVVYAFWEPLVAWGTILFLTRHFQRRFDRLTGVWQPLSRRAYAIYIIHPPVLVAVALAWRNVQAAPFLKFAVTGCVACVACYLIAGLLLRLPRLASIL; encoded by the coding sequence ATGAGCGCTCAAGACGTCCCGGCCGACTTCGCGTTCGAGCCGCGCAACGCGGTTGTCGTAGGTCGAAACGCCGGTCTGGACGCGTTGCGGGCCTGCCTGACGCTGCTGGTGGTATTTCATCATTGCGCCATCACGTACGGCGCGATCGGCGGCTGGTACTACCACGAGGTGGCAGCGGACACATCCGTGGAATCCGCGCTGCTGACGCTCTTCTGCGCGATCAACCAGGCGTTCTTCATGGGCCTGTTCTTTTTCCTGGCGGGCCACTACACGTCGGGGTCCATCGATCGCAAGGGGGCCGCCCGTTTCCTGGCGGACCGGTTGCTCAGGCTCGGCCTGCCCTTGCTGGTCTACGGCTTTCTGATCGGCCCCGCGACGATCGCGCTGGCACAGTCGGGCACGAGCCACTCGTTTGCGGATACGCTGGCCCGCCTGTGGCGGAAAGGCACGTTCGAGAACGGTCCCATGTGGTTCGCCGAGGCCTTGCTGATGTTCAGTGCGGCTGCGGCGCTCTGGAGCACTGCATTCCCGCGCACCGCGGATCGCGAGACGGAGCCAACCGTTCGGCAACCCTTCCCGTCCGACACGACACTGGCCGCCGCGGCAGTGCTGACGGGTATCGCGGCACTGGCTTTGCGGTCCCGATGGCCGGTAGGTATAAACGTATGGGGGCTTCAGTTCGGGTACTTCGCCAGCTATGTCGTGCTGTTCGCAGCCGGTAGCCGGACAGCCCGCGTGCACTGGATCGAGCATCTTCCGGCACGGCAGGTCGGCCGGTGGTGGCGCGTCGCGCTGCTGGCGTTACCCGTCTTGCCGCTCGCCTACCTTCTCGCGAAGCACTTTCCCGAATTGCGTGGCCGTCCGCTTGCGGTGGTCTACGCGTTTTGGGAACCGCTTGTCGCATGGGGAACGATACTGTTTCTCACAAGACATTTTCAGCGACGCTTCGATCGATTGACGGGTGTGTGGCAGCCGCTGTCACGACGCGCGTACGCCATCTACATCATCCATCCGCCCGTGCTGGTGGCTGTCGCACTCGCGTGGAGAAACGTGCAGGCGGCCCCTTTCCTGAAGTTCGCCGTGACCGGCTGCGTCGCTTGCGTGGCGTGCTATCTGATTGCCGGCCTCTTGCTTCGACTGCCAAGGTTGGCGTCGATCCTGTAA
- a CDS encoding ABC transporter ATP-binding protein, with product MIHTLPAAPAAAAARPDAFVRIENVVKKFGDSPAVDNVNLTIAKNELFALLGSSGCGKSTLLRMLAGLETATSGKIFVDGEDLASLPPYRRPVNMMFQSYALFPHMSVESNVAFGLKQEGTPKHEIKARVADALALVQMSKYAQRKPHQLSGGQQQRVALARSLVKRPKLLLLDEPMSALDKKIRQKTQLELVNIIEKVDVTCVMVTHDQEEAMTMASRLAVMSEGKIVQIGAPGEVYEFPNSRFSAEFIGSTNLFEGRVVEDEPDHIFVESDDLETRMYVSHGVTGPLGMPVGISVRPERVHVSREKPGSKHNWARGVVTDIAYMGSYSLYHVRLPSGKTVVSNLSSSHLLHDSAPAWNDDVFVSWSPASGVVLTQ from the coding sequence ATGATCCATACGCTACCCGCTGCGCCGGCCGCGGCCGCCGCACGCCCCGACGCGTTCGTGCGCATCGAAAACGTCGTGAAGAAATTTGGCGACAGCCCGGCCGTCGACAACGTGAACCTGACGATCGCGAAGAACGAATTGTTCGCGCTGCTCGGCAGCTCGGGCTGCGGCAAGTCGACGCTGTTGCGCATGCTCGCCGGGCTGGAAACGGCCACCTCCGGCAAGATCTTCGTCGACGGCGAAGACCTCGCGTCGCTGCCGCCGTACCGCCGCCCGGTGAACATGATGTTCCAGTCGTACGCGCTGTTCCCGCACATGTCGGTCGAATCGAACGTCGCGTTCGGCCTGAAGCAGGAAGGCACGCCGAAGCACGAGATCAAGGCGCGCGTGGCCGACGCGCTCGCGCTGGTGCAGATGAGCAAGTATGCGCAGCGCAAGCCGCACCAGCTCTCCGGCGGCCAGCAGCAGCGCGTCGCGCTGGCCCGCTCGCTGGTCAAGCGCCCGAAGCTGCTGCTGCTCGACGAGCCGATGTCCGCGCTCGACAAGAAGATCCGCCAGAAAACCCAGCTCGAACTGGTGAACATCATCGAGAAGGTCGACGTGACCTGCGTGATGGTCACGCACGACCAGGAAGAGGCGATGACGATGGCCAGCCGCCTCGCGGTGATGAGCGAGGGCAAGATCGTGCAGATCGGCGCGCCCGGCGAAGTGTACGAGTTCCCGAACAGCCGCTTCTCGGCCGAATTCATCGGCTCGACCAACCTGTTCGAAGGGCGCGTGGTCGAGGACGAACCCGATCACATCTTCGTCGAAAGCGACGACCTCGAAACGCGCATGTACGTGAGCCACGGCGTGACGGGCCCGCTCGGGATGCCGGTCGGCATCTCGGTGCGCCCGGAACGCGTGCACGTGTCGCGCGAGAAGCCGGGTTCGAAACACAACTGGGCGCGCGGCGTGGTGACCGACATCGCGTACATGGGCAGCTACTCGCTGTATCACGTGCGCCTGCCGAGCGGCAAGACGGTCGTGTCGAACCTGTCGAGCTCGCACCTGCTGCACGACAGTGCGCCGGCCTGGAACGACGACGTGTTCGTGTCGTGGTCGCCGGCGAGCGGCGTCGTGCTGACGCAGTGA
- a CDS encoding ABC transporter permease subunit, whose protein sequence is MRTSASTPSAPVSSGAASTGAGRARPSRFAALSRFLPSGRSVAIGVPFLWLAVFFALPFVLVLKISFADAMLGIPPYTALARLEAGTVQVALSLKHYALLLQDELYLNTYVSSLKMAAASTLMCLLAGYPIAYCIARAAPARRNLLMMAVMLPFWTSFLIRVYAWVGIMKDDGLLNHALAALGVIATPLRLYHTDAGVYIGMVYSYLPFMVMPLYAHLVKMDLTLLEAAHDLGATPWSAFWRITLPLSRNGIVAGSLLVFIPAVGEYVIPELLGGANTLMLGRVMWDEFFNNMDWPMASAVTVTMVLLLLVPMALLHYNQAEGEAQQ, encoded by the coding sequence ATGAGAACCTCCGCTTCCACTCCGTCCGCGCCGGTGTCGTCCGGCGCCGCGAGCACCGGCGCAGGCCGGGCCCGCCCGAGCCGCTTCGCCGCGCTGTCGCGTTTCCTGCCGTCGGGCCGCAGCGTCGCGATCGGCGTGCCGTTCCTGTGGCTCGCAGTCTTCTTCGCGCTGCCGTTCGTGCTGGTGCTGAAGATCAGCTTCGCCGACGCAATGCTCGGTATCCCGCCGTACACCGCGCTCGCACGGCTGGAGGCCGGCACGGTGCAGGTCGCGCTGTCGCTGAAGCATTACGCGCTGCTGCTGCAGGACGAGCTGTATCTGAACACCTATGTCAGCTCGCTGAAGATGGCCGCCGCGTCGACGCTGATGTGCCTGCTGGCCGGCTACCCGATCGCATATTGCATCGCGCGTGCGGCGCCGGCCCGCCGCAACCTGCTGATGATGGCCGTGATGCTGCCGTTCTGGACGTCGTTCCTGATCCGCGTATATGCGTGGGTGGGGATCATGAAGGACGACGGGCTGCTGAATCACGCGCTGGCGGCACTCGGCGTGATCGCGACGCCGCTGCGCCTGTATCACACCGACGCGGGCGTCTACATCGGGATGGTCTATTCGTACCTGCCGTTCATGGTGATGCCGCTGTACGCGCACCTGGTGAAGATGGATCTCACGCTGCTCGAGGCCGCGCACGATCTCGGCGCAACGCCATGGTCCGCGTTCTGGCGCATCACGCTGCCGCTGTCGCGCAACGGCATCGTCGCGGGCAGCCTGCTGGTGTTCATTCCGGCGGTCGGCGAATACGTGATCCCCGAGTTGCTCGGCGGCGCGAACACGCTGATGCTCGGCCGCGTGATGTGGGACGAGTTCTTCAACAACATGGACTGGCCGATGGCGTCTGCCGTGACGGTGACGATGGTGCTGCTGCTGCTCGTGCCGATGGCGCTGCTCCATTACAACCAGGCCGAAGGGGAGGCGCAGCAATGA
- a CDS encoding polyamine ABC transporter substrate-binding protein, whose protein sequence is MRIRIRRHPAFRAALVTSAGLALAASLSAQAGDANLNVYNWSEYVAKDTVPSFEKQSGIKVRYDSYDSDDTLQTKLLAGSSGYDIVVPTSNYLAQQIQTGVYQKLDKSKLPNLANLDPVLMKMIAKADPGNQYGVPWAWGTTGIGYNVEAIRKRLGDNAPTDSWALLFDPANAAKLKGCGISMLDAPDAAFAAALQYMGKDPNSKNPTDYQAAYDVLKKIRPYVTQFSSAGYADDLANNDVCVVLGWSGDVSIARRRTLDAKRSYEIRYVNPKEGGLLWFDVMAIPKDAPHPEAALKWINYIEEPKTNAAITNEIFYPSANKAARAFVTPAVVQDPSVYLPDSTIAKTSLAMPRSADIARMQNRLWLQLKSGG, encoded by the coding sequence ATGCGTATCCGTATCCGTCGTCACCCGGCCTTCCGCGCCGCGCTCGTCACGTCGGCGGGGCTGGCCCTCGCGGCCAGCCTGTCCGCCCAGGCGGGCGACGCCAACCTGAACGTGTACAACTGGTCGGAGTATGTCGCGAAGGACACGGTGCCCAGCTTCGAGAAGCAGTCGGGCATCAAGGTCCGCTACGACAGCTACGACAGCGACGATACGCTGCAGACCAAGCTGCTCGCGGGCAGCTCGGGCTACGACATCGTCGTGCCGACGTCGAACTATCTCGCGCAGCAGATCCAGACCGGCGTGTACCAGAAGCTCGACAAGTCGAAGCTGCCGAACCTCGCGAATCTCGACCCGGTGCTGATGAAGATGATCGCGAAGGCCGACCCGGGCAACCAGTACGGCGTGCCGTGGGCGTGGGGCACGACGGGCATCGGCTACAACGTCGAGGCGATCAGGAAGCGGCTCGGCGACAACGCGCCGACCGACAGCTGGGCATTGCTGTTCGACCCGGCGAATGCGGCGAAGCTGAAAGGCTGCGGTATCTCGATGCTCGACGCGCCGGACGCCGCGTTCGCGGCGGCGCTGCAGTACATGGGCAAGGATCCGAACAGCAAGAACCCGACCGATTATCAGGCGGCCTACGACGTGCTGAAGAAGATCCGCCCGTACGTGACGCAGTTCAGCTCGGCCGGCTATGCGGACGACCTCGCGAACAACGATGTCTGCGTCGTGCTCGGCTGGTCGGGCGACGTCAGCATCGCGCGGCGGCGCACGCTGGACGCGAAGCGGTCGTATGAAATCCGCTATGTGAATCCGAAGGAAGGCGGCCTGCTGTGGTTCGACGTGATGGCGATTCCGAAGGATGCGCCGCACCCGGAAGCCGCGCTGAAGTGGATCAACTATATCGAGGAGCCGAAGACCAACGCGGCAATCACGAACGAGATCTTCTATCCGAGCGCCAACAAGGCCGCACGCGCGTTCGTGACGCCGGCGGTCGTGCAGGACCCGAGCGTCTACCTGCCTGACAGCACGATTGCGAAGACGTCGCTCGCGATGCCGAGAAGCGCCGATATTGCGCGGATGCAGAACCGTCTGTGGCTGCAACTGAAGTCAGGCGGTTGA
- a CDS encoding nitroreductase yields MNRPDKSSKARAALDQLFSGVAPADAKSASRPGNPFEAEGDDVSAVRDAHGRVEVTLSTRIQLRGYPGADAFMARMAEAWGLEWGTYDSVQAIAKLPVGWRSRRLPEVTQIVDGHDVLRAESSLQGGEMSYLKVNPRYYIDARKGFGWGKSSKASDDPDLDGPDWNCFVIDREKSIEVHEMTTSSLKADMDNARATLLKWLDEHYPNHRDPFAYWTDCERAS; encoded by the coding sequence ATGAATAGACCAGACAAGTCGTCGAAGGCGCGTGCGGCGCTTGACCAATTGTTCTCGGGCGTAGCGCCCGCGGACGCGAAGAGCGCGTCACGTCCGGGAAATCCGTTCGAGGCGGAGGGAGACGATGTGTCCGCTGTTCGCGACGCTCACGGCCGCGTCGAAGTCACGCTGTCGACCAGAATCCAGCTGCGCGGCTATCCGGGGGCGGATGCATTCATGGCGCGCATGGCCGAAGCCTGGGGCCTGGAGTGGGGGACGTACGACAGCGTTCAGGCCATCGCGAAGCTGCCGGTCGGGTGGCGATCGCGCCGGCTTCCGGAAGTCACGCAGATCGTCGACGGACACGATGTACTGCGAGCGGAGAGCAGCCTGCAGGGCGGCGAGATGTCGTATCTGAAAGTGAATCCCCGGTACTACATCGACGCACGCAAGGGGTTTGGCTGGGGCAAGTCATCGAAGGCATCCGACGATCCGGATCTGGACGGCCCCGACTGGAACTGTTTCGTGATCGATCGGGAAAAGTCCATCGAAGTGCACGAAATGACGACTTCGTCGTTGAAAGCCGATATGGACAATGCCCGGGCGACGTTGTTGAAATGGCTTGACGAGCACTACCCGAATCATCGCGATCCTTTTGCGTACTGGACGGACTGCGAACGCGCGTCGTAA
- a CDS encoding helix-turn-helix transcriptional regulator — protein MSAALPAPDLPLSHVAFVTESLGDIAQAVGTPQFMRAVYDTLVRYVDFDAVHLDYERGAAPGRRSIGWIGSFGREPELVAQVMRHYYRSYASDDATYAAIETESDVQLLQVSSQRVASELRHLFFDAGDIHDECVIAGMTGGTRYSISIARSRRLPPFLLKELSLLKQLSQVVLPMASAHKRLLGAVCADEGQRDELDLDRVAQWLPEWQERLTAREMHVCASFIQGMTSAAIAQSMGLKTSTIDTYAKRAFAKLGVDSRRQLMTLVLRNASRRHDM, from the coding sequence ATGAGCGCTGCGCTTCCCGCCCCCGATCTCCCGCTGAGCCACGTCGCCTTCGTGACGGAATCGCTTGGCGACATCGCGCAAGCCGTCGGGACGCCGCAGTTCATGCGCGCCGTCTACGACACCCTCGTGCGCTACGTCGACTTCGACGCCGTGCATCTCGACTACGAACGCGGCGCGGCGCCGGGCCGGCGCAGCATTGGCTGGATCGGCAGCTTCGGCCGCGAGCCCGAGCTGGTTGCGCAAGTGATGCGCCACTACTACCGCAGCTACGCGAGCGATGACGCAACGTATGCGGCGATCGAAACCGAAAGCGACGTGCAGTTGCTGCAGGTGTCGTCGCAGCGCGTGGCAAGCGAGCTCCGGCATCTGTTCTTCGACGCCGGCGACATTCACGACGAATGCGTGATCGCGGGCATGACGGGCGGCACGCGCTACTCGATCTCGATCGCGCGTTCGCGGCGGCTGCCGCCGTTTTTGCTGAAGGAGCTGAGCCTGTTGAAGCAGCTTTCGCAGGTCGTGCTGCCGATGGCGTCCGCGCACAAGCGCCTGCTCGGCGCGGTCTGCGCGGACGAAGGCCAACGCGACGAGCTCGATCTCGACCGCGTCGCGCAATGGCTGCCGGAATGGCAGGAACGACTGACCGCACGCGAAATGCACGTGTGCGCGTCGTTCATCCAGGGCATGACGTCGGCCGCGATCGCGCAATCGATGGGGCTCAAGACGTCCACCATCGACACGTACGCGAAGCGCGCATTCGCGAAGCTCGGCGTCGATTCGCGCAGGCAGCTGATGACACTCGTGCTGAGAAACGCGTCGCGGCGGCACGACATGTAG
- a CDS encoding sodium:proline symporter, with protein MKRASLVPILWAAFGAALGSTLIELPLWWLAGDDAIRNLFRDARLTAAIVMGRRVLGASAGFDPLVMGGATLVHFALSLAYAAVLAKVVRGMSLGAALLAGGAFGLILYGVNLYAFTAIFPWFIPVRGAITLVAHLGFGITAAAICHLVRR; from the coding sequence TTGAAACGAGCCAGTCTGGTCCCGATTCTCTGGGCAGCATTTGGCGCGGCGCTCGGATCGACTCTCATCGAACTGCCGCTCTGGTGGCTCGCCGGCGATGACGCCATTCGGAACCTGTTTCGCGACGCGCGTCTTACGGCAGCCATCGTGATGGGGCGACGCGTGCTCGGCGCGTCCGCCGGCTTCGACCCGCTGGTCATGGGGGGCGCGACACTCGTGCATTTTGCGCTCTCGCTTGCCTATGCGGCCGTGCTGGCGAAGGTGGTCCGCGGCATGTCGCTCGGGGCCGCGCTGCTCGCAGGCGGCGCGTTCGGTCTCATCCTGTACGGCGTCAACCTGTACGCATTCACGGCGATCTTCCCGTGGTTCATTCCGGTTCGCGGCGCGATCACGCTGGTGGCCCATCTGGGATTCGGGATCACGGCAGCGGCGATCTGCCACCTCGTCAGACGCTAA